A genome region from Microbacterium sp. CGR2 includes the following:
- the rpsG gene encoding 30S ribosomal protein S7, translated as MPRKGPAPKRPVVNDPVYGAPIVTSLVNKILVDGKKSLAESIVYGALRGVEAKNGGQDAVATLKKALDNVRPTLEVRSRRVGGSTYQVPIEVKPHRANTLALRWLVSYAKGRREKTMTERLQNEILDASNGLGAAVKRREDTHKMAESNRAFAHYRW; from the coding sequence ATGCCTCGTAAGGGTCCCGCCCCTAAGCGCCCCGTCGTCAACGACCCGGTATACGGCGCTCCGATCGTCACCTCGCTGGTGAACAAGATCCTCGTCGACGGCAAGAAGTCGCTGGCCGAGTCGATCGTCTACGGCGCCCTCCGCGGCGTCGAGGCGAAGAACGGCGGCCAGGATGCTGTCGCCACCCTCAAGAAGGCGCTCGACAACGTGCGCCCCACCCTCGAGGTCCGCAGCCGCCGCGTCGGTGGCTCGACCTACCAGGTTCCGATCGAAGTCAAGCCGCACCGCGCGAACACCCTCGCGCTGCGCTGGCTCGTGAGCTACGCCAAGGGTCGTCGTGAGAAGACGATGACCGAGCGTCTCCAGAACGAGATCCTGGACGCGTCGAACGGCCTGGGTGCCGCGGTCAAGCGCCGTGAAGACACTCACAAGATGGCCGAGTCGAACCGCGCGTTCGCTCACTACCGCTGGTAA
- the rpsL gene encoding 30S ribosomal protein S12 translates to MPTIQQLVRKGRSPKVTKTKTPALKSNPQQAGVCTRVYTTTPKKPNSAMRKVARVKLRNGAEVTAYIPGEGHNLQEHSLVLVRGGRVKDLPGVRYKIVRGALDTQAVKNRKQARSRYGAKKG, encoded by the coding sequence GTGCCAACCATTCAGCAGTTGGTTCGCAAGGGTCGCTCGCCGAAGGTCACCAAGACCAAGACGCCTGCCCTGAAGTCGAACCCGCAGCAGGCCGGGGTCTGCACCCGCGTCTACACCACCACCCCCAAGAAGCCGAACTCGGCGATGCGCAAGGTCGCTCGTGTGAAGCTCCGCAACGGGGCCGAGGTCACGGCGTACATCCCCGGTGAGGGCCACAACCTGCAGGAGCACTCCCTGGTGCTCGTCCGTGGCGGTCGTGTCAAGGACCTCCCCGGTGTGCGTTACAAGATCGTCCGTGGCGCCCTGGACACCCAGGCAGTCAAGAACCGTAAGCAGGCTCGTAGCCGCTACGGTGCGAAGAAGGGTTGA
- a CDS encoding spermidine/putrescine ABC transporter substrate-binding protein has translation MERSLETQVDQAVESWLRWVPRWEPATHRGRVAPCRRCLGSPILSAAGIGANTPHGVQHGLSTRIKTIVDHAVADYTARNLPVLQRELDHQAARNRARSYRPAENLDPEFDGLPLDPEPVPGAPFLFTIAELADDAAAQLPPLPPLTEEAKAALRQEVALADEYANMVGREICAILLRHRLHIQAAISQHVEPQIEALLAELTQSLDSPFDPDAL, from the coding sequence GTGGAGCGCTCGCTGGAGACGCAGGTGGACCAGGCCGTGGAGTCCTGGTTGCGTTGGGTGCCGCGCTGGGAGCCGGCCACCCACCGGGGACGTGTCGCGCCGTGCCGCCGATGCCTGGGCTCGCCGATCCTCTCCGCCGCCGGCATCGGGGCGAACACCCCGCACGGCGTGCAGCACGGACTCTCGACGCGGATCAAGACCATCGTCGACCACGCCGTCGCGGACTACACGGCCCGAAACCTTCCGGTGCTTCAGCGTGAGTTGGATCACCAGGCGGCACGCAATCGGGCGCGCAGCTACCGGCCGGCGGAGAACTTGGATCCGGAGTTCGACGGGCTGCCGCTCGACCCGGAGCCTGTGCCCGGAGCGCCCTTCCTGTTCACGATCGCCGAGCTCGCCGACGACGCCGCGGCGCAACTGCCGCCCCTCCCGCCGCTGACCGAGGAGGCGAAGGCCGCCCTCCGCCAGGAGGTAGCGCTCGCGGACGAGTACGCCAACATGGTCGGCCGCGAGATCTGCGCCATCCTGCTGCGCCACCGGTTGCACATCCAGGCGGCGATCTCACAGCATGTGGAGCCGCAGATCGAAGCGCTGCTGGCCGAACTGACCCAGTCGCTGGATTCGCCCTTCGACCCCGACGCGCTCTAG